The DNA window TATTCACGTTGAAAGGCATAATCTGTACCCCACCCTTCGGATTGATATGAATAAAATCCTCACGAGGACCTCTCATTCCAATCCATGAATAAGCTACATTAGGAGAGGTGAAATTTTCTGTATAAGTAAAATTACCATTTGGCAAAAAGCCATCTTTTCCTTGACGATTTACAACGCCTTTTGGTAATTTCAATTTAGGTTCCATTGGAATAAGGCCATTTTCAAAAATAGGGAACTCACCACTCCAATCAACTGGAAGGATAAAAGTTTCGCGACCACTATTTACAAAATTCTTTTCATTAGGACGAATAGCCAGAAAAACTCCATAATATTTTCCGCCCGGACCTTCAACAAGATCAGCATGACCGGTCCAGTCTACTTTATTTTTTCTATCAGAACGTAAGTATCTTTGTGAAAGAATAGGATTGTTCCCAGATGGAATAAAAGGTCCTTTTGGACTATTGCTCACAAAAACAACCTCACTATGCCAATCGCCTGTACCACCTTCAGCACACATCAGATAGTAGCGACCGTTCTTTTTGTATAAATGGGGACCTTCAATCCAGATTGGTCTCTTTTTAATATCTACTCCCCCATCGACAATGATTTTATCTGTTCCCGGAATAATCTGATCTGTATTTAAATCATATTCCCAGATTTTAATCACCCTATGTCCATTGTACAGTTCTTTTCCATTATCAGGAGCATCATTATGTACAATATAAGCTTTTCCATTATCATCGAAGAAGATAGAAGGGTCAATGCCATTAAAATTTAATTTAATAGGATCGCTCCAACCCTTTAAAGGGTCTTTTGTTTTAACTATCATATTGCCTATTCCAGAAGCAAATTGAGTAGTAATCATATAAAAAGTATCGTTATATG is part of the uncultured Bacteroides sp. genome and encodes:
- a CDS encoding glycoside hydrolase family 43 protein, producing MKTSKIKFSFLFVFMAVFSLCQTGSAQSGVKKKSSQVKSKNNPTFTQFVYQGDDDVYRENPLGDDEFYNPILQGCYPDPSITRKGNDYYLVNSSFSMFPGIPIFHSNDLVNWKQIGHVLDRTSQLKVETAGVSAGIYAPDIKYNPYNDTFYMITTQFASGIGNMIVKTKDPLKGWSDPIKLNFNGIDPSIFFDDNGKAYIVHNDAPDNGKELYNGHRVIKIWEYDLNTDQIIPGTDKIIVDGGVDIKKRPIWIEGPHLYKKNGRYYLMCAEGGTGDWHSEVVFVSNSPKGPFIPSGNNPILSQRYLRSDRKNKVDWTGHADLVEGPGGKYYGVFLAIRPNEKNFVNSGRETFILPVDWSGEFPIFENGLIPMEPKLKLPKGVVNRQGKDGFLPNGNFTYTENFTSPNVAYSWIGMRGPREDFIHINPKGGVQIMPFNVNIKEVKPVSSLFYRQQHKNFTATTVLNYQPKVEKDLAGLVCYQSERFNYVFGITKVKKDTYILLQRTEKGNSIILASAKIDASKPVQLQVTAKGNEYSFSYSENNGEFKNLGGMVSGDILSTNIAGGFTGSLIGLYATSANDALPE